A single Chryseobacterium sp. DNA region contains:
- a CDS encoding rhodanese-like domain-containing protein: MKMKWWGFVLASVCMLSACKTAKIAEAPKANIKEIVKSPDVTLVDVRIPEQYAAGTAKNAINIPLAEIQHTIETLKGKKVVVFCNKGIQADQAMEILKKNGVDAYDGTSWKNVTAIQNETEKSHRIE, encoded by the coding sequence ATGAAGATGAAATGGTGGGGATTTGTTTTAGCTTCGGTTTGTATGCTAAGTGCCTGCAAAACGGCAAAGATAGCCGAGGCTCCCAAAGCCAATATTAAAGAGATTGTAAAGAGCCCTGATGTAACATTGGTAGACGTAAGGATTCCGGAACAGTATGCTGCAGGAACCGCAAAAAACGCTATCAATATTCCTCTGGCTGAGATCCAGCATACTATTGAAACGTTAAAGGGTAAAAAAGTAGTGGTATTCTGCAATAAAGGAATACAGGCAGATCAGGCCATGGAAATTTTAAAGAAAAATGGGGTAGATGCCTATGACGGAACCAGCTGGAAGAATGTAACAGCTATCCAGAACGAAACGGAAAAAAGCCACCGAATTGAATAA
- a CDS encoding PolC-type DNA polymerase III, with product MYSIIDIESNGAGYRHECIIDIAIYRYDGQKITDQFISLVNPEGDITPFVQKLTSITPKMVKTAPKFHEIARRVIEITQNTTLVGHNIDFDYRMLRQSFNRLGYEFKINTLDTIPLAKKLIPDEVSYSLGKLVKSLGIPLTNHHRAEGDARATLELFKLLVSKDTENEIIQKQHEESNAKTYINKIKELAQDLPNEKGFVYFQDEAGKIIFSDYVQDINKFSKKVFNSKSKKWEQIQKDVEQINFELTGTDIIAKLILNSKNSKKKEVLPFGLYFRNQKYLVEKNKLNKTEKPILKFRSFTQGTKAVQFLGVLPEFNDCAVLKKKIDFRKRNELWLGPGRKLGEKLFLIIDNGKVTSFGFYELFTQIQTMSKLAKLKIDLPLSSADLNNELQLALLRGDFETLPLPK from the coding sequence ATGTATTCGATTATAGATATAGAAAGTAATGGTGCAGGTTATAGACATGAATGCATTATAGACATTGCCATTTACAGATATGATGGTCAGAAGATTACTGATCAGTTTATATCCCTTGTTAATCCTGAAGGCGATATCACTCCTTTCGTGCAGAAACTGACCAGTATAACCCCTAAAATGGTTAAAACGGCTCCCAAATTTCATGAAATAGCCCGCAGGGTTATTGAAATCACTCAGAATACGACCTTGGTAGGCCATAATATTGATTTTGACTACAGGATGCTTCGCCAGTCTTTCAATAGGCTTGGCTATGAATTTAAAATCAATACTTTAGATACGATTCCTTTGGCTAAAAAACTGATTCCGGATGAAGTAAGTTATTCATTGGGGAAACTGGTAAAGTCATTGGGAATTCCTCTGACCAATCATCACAGGGCCGAGGGGGATGCGAGAGCTACTTTAGAATTGTTTAAACTTTTAGTGTCAAAAGATACTGAAAATGAGATCATTCAGAAACAGCACGAAGAAAGCAATGCGAAGACGTATATCAACAAGATCAAAGAGCTGGCTCAGGATTTACCCAACGAAAAAGGTTTTGTCTATTTTCAGGATGAAGCCGGAAAGATTATTTTTTCCGATTATGTTCAGGATATCAATAAGTTTTCAAAAAAAGTCTTCAATTCCAAATCAAAAAAATGGGAACAGATTCAGAAAGATGTTGAGCAGATTAATTTCGAACTTACAGGAACGGATATTATTGCCAAACTGATTCTGAATTCCAAAAATAGTAAGAAAAAAGAGGTGCTGCCTTTCGGGCTTTATTTCAGAAATCAAAAATACCTTGTTGAAAAAAACAAGCTCAACAAAACTGAGAAGCCAATCCTGAAATTCCGATCTTTTACCCAGGGAACGAAAGCCGTTCAGTTTCTGGGAGTTCTGCCGGAATTTAATGACTGTGCAGTATTGAAAAAGAAAATAGATTTCAGAAAAAGGAATGAACTTTGGCTGGGGCCGGGTAGAAAATTAGGTGAAAAGCTGTTCTTAATCATAGATAACGGAAAAGTAACTTCTTTCGGATTTTATGAGCTGTTTACACAGATTCAGACGATGAGTAAGCTTGCCAAGCTCAAAATTGATCTTCCTCTATCTTCGGCAGATTTGAATAATGAATTACAATTAGCACTCCTTCGTGGTGATTTTGAGACATTACCGCTGCCAAAATGA
- a CDS encoding co-chaperone YbbN — MSQKFQEIINSERPVLVDFFATWCQPCKVQSSVLNSVKENIGEGARIIKVDVDQYPALAAQYGVRGVPTLAVFKNGELLWKESGVHDVNTLTQLLQQFA; from the coding sequence ATGTCACAAAAATTCCAGGAAATCATTAACTCGGAGAGACCGGTACTTGTAGACTTTTTTGCTACCTGGTGCCAGCCTTGCAAAGTACAGTCTTCGGTTTTAAACAGTGTAAAGGAAAACATTGGCGAAGGAGCCAGAATTATAAAGGTAGATGTAGACCAATATCCTGCTCTTGCAGCACAATATGGAGTACGCGGAGTTCCTACTCTGGCGGTCTTTAAAAATGGAGAACTCCTATGGAAAGAAAGCGGCGTTCATGATGTAAATACATTGACGCAGCTTTTACAGCAATTTGCCTGA
- a CDS encoding MBL fold metallo-hydrolase — translation MKIEQIYTGCLAQGAYYIVSENEAAIIDPLREVKPYLDRLEKDNVTLKYIFETHFHADFVSGHLDLSEKTGAPIVYGPTAAPEFEAIIAEDNQIFEIGKIKIKVLHTPGHTMESSTYLLIDENGTETAIFTGDTLFLGDVGRPDLAQKATNLTQEDLAGILYDSLQSKIMPLDDGITVYPAHGAGSACGKNMQKETVDILGNQKRTNYALNQPDRESFIKEVLDGLTAPPKYFGMNVALNKGGYESLDVVMDKGLNPVTEEDFEALAEETGALILDTRNPGEFHKGFIPNSINIGLKGDFAPWVGTLIVDVKHPLLLVTDEGMEEEVITRLSRVGFDHVIGYLKGGFEAWKNAGKETDEIKRITPAEFAEQFTKDATVIDVRKLSEYSAEHIDNAYNKPLDTISDWARSIDDSEHFFLHCAGGYRSMIAASILNSHGIRNFTEIEGGFNGIKKTEKFPTTDFVCQSKTL, via the coding sequence ATGAAAATTGAACAAATATATACGGGCTGTCTGGCTCAGGGTGCCTATTATATTGTATCAGAAAATGAAGCTGCCATTATCGATCCCTTAAGAGAAGTAAAACCTTACCTGGATCGTTTGGAAAAAGATAATGTGACCTTAAAATATATTTTTGAAACTCACTTCCATGCTGATTTTGTTTCAGGTCATTTGGATTTAAGTGAAAAAACGGGAGCTCCAATTGTGTACGGACCCACTGCTGCTCCTGAATTTGAAGCCATCATTGCGGAGGATAATCAAATCTTTGAGATCGGTAAAATAAAAATAAAAGTTCTGCATACTCCGGGACATACCATGGAGAGCAGCACCTATCTTTTAATTGATGAGAACGGTACGGAGACTGCAATTTTTACCGGAGACACCTTATTTTTAGGAGATGTCGGAAGGCCCGACCTCGCTCAGAAAGCCACCAACCTTACCCAGGAGGATCTTGCCGGCATTTTATACGACAGCCTTCAAAGTAAGATCATGCCTTTGGATGACGGCATAACAGTTTATCCAGCTCATGGTGCCGGCTCTGCCTGCGGAAAGAATATGCAGAAAGAAACTGTAGATATTTTAGGGAATCAGAAAAGGACCAACTATGCCTTAAATCAGCCTGACAGAGAGTCTTTTATCAAAGAAGTCCTGGATGGGTTAACCGCTCCCCCAAAATACTTCGGGATGAATGTTGCCCTGAACAAAGGCGGATATGAAAGTCTGGATGTTGTTATGGATAAGGGTTTAAATCCTGTAACAGAAGAAGATTTTGAAGCTTTGGCAGAAGAAACGGGAGCTTTAATCTTAGATACCAGGAACCCCGGAGAATTCCACAAAGGGTTTATCCCGAATTCCATCAATATTGGGCTGAAGGGTGATTTTGCCCCTTGGGTAGGAACTCTTATCGTAGATGTAAAACATCCCCTATTATTGGTAACAGACGAAGGAATGGAAGAAGAAGTGATCACCAGATTAAGCAGAGTAGGATTTGATCATGTCATCGGGTATTTAAAAGGAGGCTTTGAAGCATGGAAAAATGCAGGTAAGGAAACTGATGAAATCAAAAGAATTACTCCTGCTGAGTTTGCAGAGCAGTTTACAAAAGATGCAACTGTAATTGATGTAAGAAAATTAAGCGAATACTCAGCTGAACATATTGATAACGCCTACAATAAGCCATTAGATACAATCAGCGACTGGGCCCGCAGCATTGATGATTCAGAGCATTTCTTCCTACATTGTGCAGGAGGGTACAGAAGCATGATTGCAGCCAGCATCCTCAACTCACACGGGATCAGGAATTTCACTGAGATCGAAGGTGGTTTCAATGGAATCAAAAAGACGGAGAAATTCCCGACCACTGATTTTGTATGCCAATCCAAAACATTATAA
- a CDS encoding helicase HerA-like domain-containing protein encodes MADKTQFIEELNTRYTPKGEHIILGKGMLNGEVVPEVNVTIPLKTINRHGLIAGATGTGKTKTLQVFAEQLSHAGIPSLVLDIKGDFSGIAEAGQMNGIIEERYGKTQLPYNPQGFPVELMSISGGKGVKLRATVTEFGPVLLSKILELNDTQQSIMSIVFKYCDDKGLPLIDLNDLKKVLQYVTDNAQGKAELAANYGSIAPASLGAILRSIVALEQQGASSFFGELSFDVQDLLETRDGKGVVNILRVADIQSKPQLFSTFMLSLFAEIYMTFPEEGDSGRPKLVLFIDEAHLIFDEASKALLSQIETMVKLIRSKGVGIYFITQIPGDVPENVLSQLGLKIQHALRGFTAKDKKEISKAVENYPTTEFYNASSLIQNLGIGEAFVTALDEKGIPTPLVHTYLISPESRMDVLSDAEISELTAQSALVAKYEQAIDRESAYEMLANRMEQAAQNPAPNQRTKPVKEDPGMFEQVLQSKAGRTFTNTLMREGAKAILGMFGLGGRRR; translated from the coding sequence ATGGCAGACAAAACACAATTTATAGAAGAATTAAATACAAGATACACTCCAAAAGGAGAACATATCATATTAGGAAAAGGAATGTTGAACGGGGAAGTTGTTCCGGAAGTCAATGTTACCATTCCATTAAAAACGATCAACCGTCATGGTCTTATTGCAGGAGCTACCGGAACGGGTAAGACAAAAACACTGCAGGTATTTGCAGAACAGCTTTCTCATGCGGGAATTCCGTCTTTGGTTCTTGATATTAAGGGCGATTTTTCAGGGATTGCCGAAGCTGGGCAGATGAATGGCATCATTGAAGAAAGATATGGCAAAACACAGCTTCCCTACAATCCACAAGGATTTCCTGTAGAATTAATGAGTATTTCAGGAGGAAAAGGAGTAAAGCTTCGGGCTACAGTTACAGAATTCGGACCTGTTTTGTTAAGTAAAATTCTGGAACTGAATGATACCCAACAGAGCATTATGTCTATTGTATTTAAATATTGTGATGATAAAGGCCTTCCATTGATTGATCTGAATGATCTAAAGAAGGTGTTGCAATATGTGACGGACAATGCCCAGGGGAAAGCTGAGCTTGCTGCCAATTACGGATCGATTGCACCGGCTTCTCTGGGAGCTATTTTAAGGTCTATTGTGGCTTTGGAGCAGCAGGGGGCGTCCAGCTTTTTTGGAGAACTGAGTTTTGATGTTCAGGATCTGCTTGAGACAAGAGACGGAAAAGGAGTTGTCAATATTTTAAGGGTAGCCGATATCCAAAGTAAGCCGCAGCTGTTTTCTACATTTATGCTTTCTCTTTTTGCCGAAATTTATATGACATTTCCTGAGGAAGGAGATAGCGGAAGACCGAAACTGGTATTATTCATTGATGAGGCCCACCTTATTTTTGATGAAGCTTCAAAAGCGCTTCTTTCCCAAATTGAAACGATGGTAAAGCTGATCCGTTCAAAAGGAGTTGGTATTTATTTCATTACTCAGATTCCTGGTGATGTTCCTGAAAATGTATTATCACAGCTGGGGCTGAAAATACAGCATGCACTGAGAGGTTTTACAGCAAAAGATAAAAAGGAGATTTCCAAAGCGGTTGAAAATTATCCGACCACGGAATTTTACAATGCTTCAAGCCTGATTCAGAATTTGGGGATCGGAGAAGCTTTTGTCACAGCTTTGGATGAAAAAGGGATTCCGACCCCATTGGTTCATACCTATCTTATTTCTCCGGAATCCAGAATGGATGTGCTGAGTGACGCTGAGATCTCTGAACTGACCGCTCAATCTGCCCTGGTCGCTAAATATGAACAAGCTATAGACCGGGAATCTGCCTATGAAATGCTGGCCAACAGAATGGAACAGGCCGCTCAGAATCCGGCACCTAACCAAAGAACAAAACCGGTGAAAGAAGACCCGGGAATGTTTGAACAGGTGCTGCAAAGTAAGGCAGGAAGAACGTTTACCAATACATTAATGCGGGAAGGTGCAAAAGCCATTCTGGGAATGTTTGGACTGGGAGGCAGAAGACGGTAG
- a CDS encoding nitrilase-related carbon-nitrogen hydrolase — protein sequence MKVVGLNLDIIWKRKSENFKAIERELQDLEADLFLLPEMFSTGFCMDASEVSDRNEESLAFLRKISKEKNAAFCGSAPVEQEGKFYNRMYFVQPDGETEYYDKRHLFSFSGEDKVYTPGQKRVIVNYKGIRFLLQVCYDLRFPVFARNNDDYDAILYVANWPEKRVGAWEHLLKARAIENLSFVFGLNRIGTDGNHLLYQESSHCFFADGKEISHKNGNIVSADLDMEQLKDFRKHFQFLNDRDDFSIQLG from the coding sequence ATGAAAGTTGTAGGTCTTAATTTAGATATCATCTGGAAAAGGAAATCGGAAAATTTTAAAGCAATAGAAAGAGAGCTTCAGGACCTTGAAGCGGATCTTTTCTTGCTGCCTGAGATGTTTTCAACGGGATTTTGTATGGATGCTTCCGAAGTGTCGGACAGGAATGAAGAATCTTTGGCATTTTTAAGAAAGATTTCAAAAGAAAAAAATGCGGCTTTCTGCGGAAGTGCTCCCGTAGAACAGGAGGGTAAGTTTTATAACAGAATGTATTTTGTACAGCCGGATGGTGAAACCGAATACTATGATAAAAGGCATTTGTTCTCCTTTTCAGGAGAAGATAAGGTATATACTCCGGGACAGAAACGGGTTATTGTCAATTACAAGGGAATAAGATTTCTGCTTCAGGTGTGCTATGATCTCCGTTTCCCCGTTTTCGCAAGAAATAATGATGATTATGATGCAATTTTATATGTTGCCAACTGGCCTGAAAAACGAGTAGGGGCCTGGGAACATCTTTTAAAAGCAAGAGCCATTGAAAATCTGTCTTTTGTTTTTGGCCTCAATAGAATAGGAACCGATGGGAATCATCTGTTGTATCAGGAAAGCTCTCATTGCTTTTTTGCTGACGGAAAGGAAATTTCCCATAAAAACGGAAATATAGTATCGGCAGACCTAGACATGGAACAACTGAAAGATTTCAGAAAACATTTCCAGTTTTTAAATGACCGCGATGACTTCTCAATTCAATTAGGCTAA
- the lysA gene encoding diaminopimelate decarboxylase, with protein sequence MNSKELLKIANEFGTPVYVYDAESIKVQYEKLTSSFLKHTKFFYAAKALTNINILKYVKNLGASLDCVSINEVKLGLKAGFSKEKILFTPNCVDLAEIEEAMTFGVHINIDNISILEQFGNKYGNTYPILVRINPHIFAGGNYKISTGHIDSKFGISIHQVRHIERVMKSTDLNVEGLHMHTGSEIKDPEVFLQALDIMLELSEHFPNLKYLDMGSGFKIPYQDSEEETDVRTLGKKVEKVISEFSKSTGKKFELWFEPGKFLVGKSGYLLVKANVIKQTTATVFVGVNSGFNHLIRPMFYDSYHMIENLSNPKGAERIYTVVGNICETDTFAWDRKLNEVREGDILAFHNAGAYGFEMSSNFNSRLKPAEVLFLDGKALLIRKRDEFEDLLRNQIEVI encoded by the coding sequence ATGAATTCAAAAGAATTATTAAAGATTGCCAATGAGTTTGGCACACCAGTGTATGTTTATGATGCAGAGTCCATCAAAGTTCAATACGAAAAACTTACATCTTCTTTTTTAAAACATACTAAGTTCTTCTACGCAGCGAAGGCGTTGACAAACATCAATATCCTTAAATATGTCAAGAACCTGGGTGCTTCTTTGGATTGTGTATCTATTAACGAAGTTAAACTTGGATTAAAGGCAGGATTTTCGAAAGAAAAAATATTGTTTACTCCAAATTGTGTTGACCTGGCTGAAATAGAGGAAGCAATGACTTTCGGAGTTCATATTAACATTGATAACATTTCTATTCTTGAGCAATTCGGGAATAAATATGGGAATACATATCCGATTTTAGTAAGAATCAACCCGCATATTTTTGCTGGTGGTAACTATAAAATTTCAACAGGTCATATCGACAGTAAATTTGGTATTTCCATTCACCAGGTTCGTCATATCGAAAGAGTGATGAAGTCTACCGATCTTAATGTTGAAGGGCTTCATATGCATACCGGAAGTGAAATTAAAGATCCTGAGGTTTTCCTTCAGGCTTTAGATATTATGCTTGAGCTTTCTGAACATTTTCCTAACCTGAAATATCTGGATATGGGAAGCGGATTCAAAATCCCTTATCAGGATAGTGAAGAAGAGACGGATGTGAGAACATTAGGGAAAAAAGTAGAAAAAGTAATTTCTGAGTTTTCAAAATCTACCGGGAAAAAATTTGAATTATGGTTTGAGCCTGGGAAATTCTTAGTAGGAAAAAGCGGCTATTTACTGGTGAAAGCTAATGTAATTAAGCAGACAACAGCTACCGTGTTCGTAGGCGTAAATTCTGGATTTAATCATTTGATTCGTCCCATGTTCTATGATTCCTACCATATGATTGAGAATTTATCCAATCCAAAAGGAGCGGAAAGAATTTATACGGTCGTAGGAAATATCTGCGAAACCGACACATTCGCCTGGGACAGAAAACTAAATGAAGTAAGAGAAGGAGATATCCTTGCTTTCCATAATGCAGGAGCTTACGGTTTTGAAATGAGTTCTAACTTTAACTCAAGGTTAAAACCTGCTGAGGTTCTATTCTTAGATGGAAAAGCTCTTTTGATCCGTAAAAGAGATGAATTTGAAGATTTATTGAGAAATCAGATCGAAGTCATCTAA
- the rseP gene encoding RIP metalloprotease RseP, whose amino-acid sequence MEIAIKLFQFILSISILVVLHELGHFLPAKWFKTRAEKFFLFFDPWFSIFSMKKINGKWKYKFFSQNLPDTEVTEINGKKEEVPIDISKLPDSDWRKHPEQTKYGIGWLPFGGYVKIAGMVDESMDTAQLKKAAEPWEFRSKPAWQRLIIMLGGVTVNFFLAWLIYGCLSYFNGESSFDTSKVDAPMHYTQIAKAMGFEDGDKILKVDGKVQNSLDKLSLDILLSDQITVLRNGKEVTFNTNDDGKALAFRDDNPRAFLTPRYAPVIDTIVNPKTAAAGLKVGDQILSVNGQKINYYDELQGVVSKNAGKTLNVDVLRSGTVQPLSLEVSKEGTLGIMSYKQLEKYATTQHFTFAESIGRGFTRSIESLTYQIKQFKLVFNKKVQGYKKVGGPLAIIKNMPVEKSKDGAVSVNWTMFWSFTAMFSVWLAFLNLIPIPGLDGGHVLFTLYEIIVGKPVPQKVLENAQMVGVIFLLGLMVLIFGSDIFKMITGGL is encoded by the coding sequence ATGGAAATAGCAATAAAACTCTTCCAGTTCATTCTGAGTATCTCTATACTGGTAGTTCTTCATGAGCTTGGGCATTTTTTACCGGCCAAATGGTTTAAGACCAGAGCAGAAAAATTCTTCCTGTTTTTTGATCCTTGGTTTTCTATCTTTTCAATGAAGAAAATCAACGGAAAATGGAAATATAAATTCTTCTCCCAGAACTTGCCTGATACTGAAGTTACAGAGATCAACGGAAAAAAGGAAGAAGTTCCTATCGATATATCAAAGCTTCCTGACAGCGACTGGAGAAAACACCCCGAACAAACCAAATATGGGATCGGATGGCTTCCTTTCGGCGGATATGTGAAAATTGCGGGTATGGTAGATGAGAGCATGGATACTGCACAGCTGAAAAAAGCGGCAGAACCATGGGAATTCAGATCTAAACCGGCCTGGCAGAGACTGATTATTATGCTGGGCGGGGTTACGGTAAACTTTTTCCTTGCATGGCTCATCTACGGATGTCTTTCTTACTTTAACGGTGAATCTTCTTTTGATACCTCAAAGGTAGATGCCCCTATGCATTATACACAAATCGCAAAAGCAATGGGCTTTGAGGATGGTGATAAAATTTTAAAGGTAGACGGAAAAGTTCAGAACAGCTTAGATAAACTTTCTTTGGATATTTTATTAAGTGACCAGATTACCGTTTTAAGAAATGGTAAAGAAGTAACTTTCAATACGAATGATGACGGAAAGGCGCTTGCATTCAGAGATGACAACCCAAGAGCATTCCTTACTCCCAGATATGCTCCTGTCATAGACACGATTGTAAATCCTAAAACAGCAGCAGCCGGGCTTAAAGTGGGAGATCAAATTCTTTCCGTAAACGGGCAGAAAATCAATTATTATGATGAACTGCAGGGTGTCGTTTCAAAAAATGCAGGAAAAACACTGAATGTAGACGTTTTAAGATCCGGAACCGTACAGCCGCTGAGTCTTGAAGTTTCCAAAGAAGGAACCTTAGGGATTATGTCCTATAAGCAATTGGAAAAATATGCCACAACACAGCACTTTACATTCGCAGAGTCTATAGGCAGAGGATTTACCAGAAGTATAGAAAGCTTAACCTATCAAATAAAGCAGTTTAAACTTGTTTTCAACAAGAAAGTTCAGGGATATAAAAAAGTAGGAGGACCTCTTGCGATTATTAAAAATATGCCTGTAGAGAAATCGAAAGACGGAGCTGTTTCTGTTAACTGGACGATGTTCTGGAGCTTTACAGCCATGTTCTCTGTATGGTTGGCATTCCTTAATCTTATTCCGATTCCGGGACTTGATGGCGGACATGTTTTATTTACGCTGTACGAGATCATTGTAGGAAAACCTGTTCCACAAAAAGTATTGGAAAATGCTCAGATGGTGGGGGTAATCTTCCTGTTAGGATTGATGGTACTGATATTCGGAAGTGACATTTTCAAAATGATTACCGGAGGCTTATAA
- a CDS encoding thiamine pyrophosphate-dependent enzyme: protein MAKNIAEQIVEMLENANVKRIYAVTGDSLNHLNIAVKKSSIQWIHVRHEEVGAYAAAAEAELDGLAVCAGSCGPGHVHLINGVYEAHRSHVPMLVIASTIPSEEMGMDYFQETNTIKLFDDCSYYNQMITRPEQVQRMVQTAIQHAVSKKGVAVIGLPGDVSELDAEEASTSAQIFKTNPLIRPSDEELQQLAGLINENDKVVLYCGIGAGEANAEVVELSRLLKAPVGYSFRGKMAIQPNNPNEVGLTGLLGYPSAYHAMHEADLVILLGTDFPYQKFMPLKNKIIQIDESPERLGRRAKLELGLTGDIRETIKALLPMIREKTNEHFLNEQLAFYEKVKENQLTYVKDFGKENAIQPEYVAHTLDRLAKTDAIFTVDTGMCCVWGARFITGTGERKMLGSFNHGSMANAMPMAIGASLAHPEKQVIAMCGDGGLSMLLGDMATIFQYKLPVKLIVFNNRALGMVKLEMEVGGLPDNETDMINPDFAMVAHAMGFPGKNVHLPEEVEAAIKECLDYNGPYLLNIFTNPNALALPPKIEFEQIAGMTKSMAQLMLGGKMDEVFETVKTNYKHIKGLL, encoded by the coding sequence ATGGCTAAAAATATAGCAGAGCAAATTGTTGAAATGCTCGAAAACGCCAATGTGAAAAGAATTTATGCAGTAACAGGCGACAGTCTTAATCATTTGAACATTGCGGTTAAGAAAAGCAGCATTCAGTGGATTCATGTGAGACATGAAGAAGTAGGCGCTTATGCCGCCGCTGCAGAGGCTGAGCTGGATGGTCTTGCTGTGTGTGCGGGAAGCTGTGGCCCGGGGCATGTTCACCTGATCAATGGGGTGTATGAAGCGCACCGGTCGCATGTCCCTATGTTGGTTATTGCTTCTACCATTCCCAGTGAGGAAATGGGAATGGATTACTTTCAGGAAACCAATACGATAAAACTATTTGATGACTGCAGTTATTATAATCAAATGATCACAAGGCCTGAGCAGGTACAGAGAATGGTACAGACGGCTATTCAGCATGCGGTTTCAAAAAAGGGTGTGGCAGTCATTGGCCTTCCCGGGGACGTTTCTGAATTGGACGCAGAAGAAGCTTCTACCTCTGCTCAGATATTTAAGACCAATCCCCTGATCAGACCTTCGGATGAAGAATTACAGCAGTTGGCAGGGCTTATCAATGAAAATGATAAGGTAGTTCTTTATTGTGGAATTGGAGCAGGAGAAGCCAATGCAGAAGTGGTGGAGTTGTCCAGGCTGTTGAAAGCGCCGGTAGGATATTCCTTCAGGGGGAAAATGGCAATCCAGCCGAATAATCCCAATGAAGTGGGGCTTACCGGTTTGTTAGGCTATCCTTCAGCATATCACGCGATGCATGAAGCGGATCTTGTTATTCTTTTGGGAACAGATTTTCCGTATCAGAAATTCATGCCGTTAAAAAATAAGATTATACAGATCGATGAAAGTCCGGAGAGATTAGGGAGAAGGGCAAAGCTGGAGCTTGGGCTTACCGGTGACATCAGAGAGACGATCAAAGCATTGCTTCCTATGATCAGGGAGAAAACAAACGAGCACTTTCTCAATGAACAACTGGCGTTCTATGAAAAAGTAAAAGAGAATCAGCTTACCTACGTTAAAGATTTTGGTAAAGAAAACGCTATTCAGCCGGAATATGTAGCCCATACCTTAGACCGGCTTGCCAAAACGGATGCTATTTTTACAGTAGATACCGGGATGTGCTGTGTATGGGGGGCAAGATTTATTACGGGAACGGGAGAAAGAAAAATGTTAGGATCCTTTAATCACGGTTCTATGGCCAATGCAATGCCGATGGCGATCGGTGCTTCTTTGGCACATCCTGAAAAACAGGTGATTGCCATGTGTGGAGATGGAGGTCTGTCTATGCTTTTAGGAGATATGGCCACGATCTTTCAATATAAACTGCCGGTAAAGCTGATCGTTTTCAATAACCGGGCTTTAGGGATGGTGAAATTGGAAATGGAAGTGGGAGGCTTACCGGATAACGAGACGGACATGATCAATCCTGATTTTGCTATGGTGGCCCATGCTATGGGATTCCCCGGAAAAAATGTTCATTTGCCTGAAGAAGTGGAAGCAGCGATTAAAGAATGCTTAGATTATAACGGACCTTACCTGCTGAATATATTTACGAATCCTAATGCATTGGCCCTTCCGCCGAAAATTGAATTCGAACAGATCGCAGGAATGACAAAATCCATGGCTCAGCTTATGCTTGGAGGTAAAATGGATGAGGTTTTTGAAACGGTAAAAACCAATTATAAACATATTAAAGGATTAT
- a CDS encoding DUF6646 family protein, whose product MKKLVFMVMVFFCGAAVSAQAWTGKGDQKIQLGLSAWGYGTGITGTYDYGLNKLISVGAGINGYFDNYKDNDKDNRVFVFGRLNFHLQEALNLPSKWDVYPGVDLGVLGKDFGIGAHIGARYFFTEKIGVFAEVGNNGSLGVSFNL is encoded by the coding sequence ATGAAGAAATTGGTTTTTATGGTGATGGTATTCTTTTGCGGCGCGGCAGTCAGTGCCCAGGCCTGGACAGGAAAAGGAGACCAGAAAATTCAGTTGGGCCTAAGTGCCTGGGGATACGGAACGGGTATCACAGGAACCTATGATTATGGACTCAATAAACTTATATCTGTCGGAGCGGGGATCAATGGGTACTTCGACAATTATAAAGATAATGATAAGGACAATCGGGTTTTCGTTTTCGGAAGGCTGAATTTTCACTTACAGGAGGCATTAAACCTGCCTTCAAAATGGGATGTTTATCCCGGAGTTGATCTTGGGGTCCTTGGAAAAGACTTCGGAATTGGAGCACACATTGGAGCCCGTTACTTTTTCACAGAGAAAATTGGTGTTTTTGCTGAGGTTGGCAACAATGGAAGTCTGGGTGTTTCCTTCAATTTGTAA